The genomic window CTATACCGTGAGTGATGGGAATGGCGGCACGACTACCGCGACTGTTGACATCACGGTGACAGGGATCAACGATGCCCCCGTTGCCAAAGATGACAATCGTACTGCCTTTAAAGATACCCCCATCAGCTTCCGCCCCCTCAACAATGACTCGGATGCCGACGACGGGGATACTCTGAGTCTGACGAATATCACCAATATCACCAATGGGACACTCACCGAGGATAACGGTTTAGTCACATTTACCCCTGACGCGGGATTCACTGGCACTGGCAGCTTCGACTATACAATCACGGATAGTCAAGGCGTAACTGATACCGCCACTGTGACGATTGAAGTGGGCGATAATTTCCAGGGAACCGACCTTAACGATACCATTGACGGAACTCCAGGGAACGATCGCATCAATGGCGGTAACGGCAGTGATACCCTCAATGGCGGCAATGGCAATGATAGTATCGATGGCGGCAATGGTGATAACCAGTTATTCGGTGGCGGGGGTAGTGATACTCTCACTGGCGGTAGTGGACGCGATACCCTCAATGGCGGTAGCGGTAGCGATTTCCTCGATGGCGGCGATGGTGACAATATCCTGGACGGCGGTAATGGTCGCGATACCCTGATTGGCGGTAACAGTCGCGATACCCTAATCGGCGGTAATGGTAACGATTTCTTAGATGGTGGCGACGGTGAAAATACCCTCGATGGTGGCGATGGACAAGATACCCTGACAGGTGGTAACAGTCGTGATACCTTCACAGGTGGTGATGGTAACGACTCCCTCGATGGAGGCGGCGGTGAGGATGCCTTAGATGGCGGCGAAGGGAACGATACCCTCCTGGGCGGTCAAGGTCAAGATACCTTAACTGGCGGTTTAGGCAATGATTCCCTCGATGGCGGTGAGGGTGATGACCGACTCTATGGGGATGCCGGGAATGATACCCTCATCGGTGGCAATGGTCAAGACCAACTCGTCGGTGGCGATGGCGATGATTTACTGTCTGGCGGTTTCGGGAATGACCAGCTTACCGGTGGTTTAGGGATGGACACCTTTGTCCTGACGGCTGGGGAAAATCAGGATATGATTCAGGACTTTAGTTTGGGTGAAGGAGACAAACTGGGTTTAACTAACGGTGTCACCTTTAACGATTTGTTCTTCCAAGGGAACGAGATTCGTTACAACGGTCAAACCTTAGCCATGTTGAATGGAATTAATACATCAACGTTGACTGAGGATGCTTTTGTATCCATTTAGTCACCATTGTAGAGACGCGCCATGGCGCGTCTCTACATATTGGATTGATGTTTGCTGAATAAAAACCACCAAAGTTCTGCACCAATTAATACAACTCCCCCTAAAGTAACACTCACTTTCAGGAGTAACGGTTGCTCAATTTTGCTAAATTGACTCGTTTTCTGGGACGGATGTTCTGATAGTTTAGCCGTAGCCGGATTAACAGCAACTCCGAATATAAGTCCTAAACTAATCAGATAGGCTAAGATTTTAGGTTTAGTTGCCATTGGTTCGATTCCTCCTCAAGGGTAGTAAAGGGCGACCCGATAAAGTTGAATAGATTTGAGTTGTTCATTGATTTCAGCGGGTCGCCCCTACAGAATTTTTGGCTGAAAATTCCGTAACCGTAATGCATTAGTGACTACAGAAACAGAACTCAACGCCATGGCTCCCCCGGCTATAATTGGATTGAGTAATACACCAAATAATGGATAAAGAATTCCCGCCGCAATCGGAATACCTGCGGTGTTATAAACAAAAGCAAAAAACAGATTTTGGCGAATATTTCCCATCGTGGCGTGGCTAAGTTGAATCGCGGTGACAACCCCGTTTAAATCCCCGGAAATTAGGGTAATATCACTGGCTGCCATAGCCACATCCGTACCCGTACCAATGGCTATTCCCACATCCGCTTGGGCTAAGGCTGGGGCGTCATTAATGCCATCGCCTACCATAGCAACAATACGATTTGAATGTTGATTGTTGATAGTGTAGGGGCGGGTTTTACCGATAAGGTTTAGGAAAAAACCACTAATTTTACTAAACCCGCCCTGGCTATTTGTTGATTGTGGAGTCTTCTTAATCGCTTGACTTTGTAGGGAACGGATGACATCCGATTTCTGATCGGGGCGCACTTCGGCAAAGACGTGCTGGATACCAATTTCTCGTGCGATCGCGTCTGCTGTTTGTTGATTATCCCCTGTTAACATCACTACTTGCAACCCCAGGCGTTGCAGTTTCTTTACCGCCTCGACGGAGGAGGGTTTTAAGGCGTCAGCAATACCGACTAATCCCTCCATCTTACCATCCACAGCAATCCAAGCCGTTGTTTTTGTCGCCGCTTCCCAGGTTTGTTTCTGGGATTGTAGGGATTGGGTATCAATTTCTAATCCATCCATCCAGCGTTGAGTACCAATTTGGATGAGGTGATTCTCCACTTCACCTTGTACGCCCATTCCGGCTACGGCTTCAAAGTTTTGTACGTCGGGTAAGGGGAATTCTACGCCTTGAGATTTGGCATAGTTAACAATGGCTTCGGCTAAGGGATGTTCTGAAAGCCGTTCTACAGCGGCGGCTAATCGCAGGAGTTTAATTTCATAACTATCTGCGGTTCCTTTGATGGTTACATAGTCAGTTACACTAGGTTTTCCTTCGGTAATCGTACCCGTTTTATCCAGAACAATTGCCTGAAGTTTATGGGCAATTTCTAAACTGTCTCCCCCTTTAATTAAAATGCCATTTTCTGCGCCTAAACCCGTGCCAACCATAATCGATGTCGGAGTAGCTAATCCTAAGGCACAGGGACAAGCAATAATTAAAACGCCAACCGTGGTAATCGTGGCAAGGGTAATATTACCCATGACATTAAACCAGATCAAAAAGGTCGCGATCGCAACCGCAATCACAACGGGTACAAACCAGCCTGTCACTTGATCCGCGAGTTTCTGAATCGGGGCTTTTGACCCTTGCGCCTCTTGGACTAATTTGACAATTTGCGCCAATACCGTATCTTTCCCCACTCGTGAGGCACGGAATTTAAAACTCCCGGTTTTATTAATCGTAGCGCCAATCACTTCATCGCCAGCTTGTTTTTTTACCGGAATCGGTTCACCCGTAACCATGGATTCATCAATCGTGGATGCACCATCAACCACTTGCCCATCCACGGGAATCTTTTCCCCAGGGCGGACAACAATAATATCATCGACGATTACCTGTTCAATGGGAATATCCACCTCTTCACCTTTCCGAATTACCCGCGCGGTTTTTGCCTGTAATCCCATTAACTTACGAATCGCTTCTGAGGTTTGACCCTTTGCCCTATTTTCCAACAGTCGCCCCAGTAAAATTAGGGTAATAATCACGGCGGCGGGTTCGTAGTAGACATCCGGTGACAAGCCTTGGGCGATTAAAAAGCCAGGGAAAAAGGTAACAAATAGAGAATATAAATAAGCAGAACCTGTCCCCAGCGCCACCAGTGTATTCATATCCGCGCCATGGCGTTTAAAGGCTTTCCACGCGCCGACAAAGAAGGATTGACCGCACCAAAACAGTACAGGTGTACTTAACACCAGTTGCACCCAAGCATTATGCAGCCAAGTGGGAAAGTGGGGAATGTGCAACCCTGTCATCGCCGGAAGTGAACCGACGACGAGGAGGAGACTGATAACGCCGCCGACGATAACTTTACGTTTGAGATCCCGTTGATGGGCTTCCCGTGCTTCTTTTTCAGCGTCGGTGTCTTCACCCATTCGGGTGGTATCTAAGGGATGCGCCCCATATCCCGCATCGGCGACGGCTTTTTGGATGGTGTCTAAGGTTGTCGCTTTGGGATTATAGGTTACAGTTCCTTGTTCCATGGCAAAGTTAACATTACAGTCAACAACGCCAGAAACGTTTTTGATGGCTTGTTCAATGGTGGCGGCGCAAGAGGCGCAACCCATTCCTTGTAGTCGTAGATGGCTGGTTTCCATGGTTGACTCCTGATAGTAGCAGTTTGGGAGGTGCGGAGGGTGAGGGAGTGGGGAGGGGCGATGCAGGTTTTAAGGTCTTAAGGGTGTTATATATATAGGATAAAGTCTCCAGTAGACTGGAGAGTCAAGGGGGATTGTGTAGGGGCGGGTTTTACAACTACCTTTTCGGTTGCACCTAGATGTGACTAAACCCGCCCCGATGCAGTGAGAGAGTGGGAGATTGTGTAGGGGCGGGTTTTACAACTACCTTTTCGGTTGCATCTAGATGTGACTAAACCCGCCCCGATGCAGGTTTCTAGGCTTCCCGTGAAAAGTTAGATGGGGGAGATGGCAAGAAGGAGATAGGCTAGGATGGTTGTACCGCAACCTGATGTGTTGATAACGGAGATGGGTTTAGTGTGAAACAGGATCAGGTCGATGTTTTGGAATGAAATCCGAGAGGGGGTAGGTGTTTTTTTGGGCGAGTCTGATTTTTCGGCTGTATTCCTTGTCTCATCTGGGTTTGAGGGATTTTGCCTCAGCGTGAGGTTCTCGGAAACGCTGAAAGCATTACTGGGACTGGGTTTGAATGGGTTTGTTTTTGGATACCTCTTGTCGGCTGAAGCTGGAAATGATATATTTAATGGAGTCTCTCGGAATTGTACCTTGAAAACTAAATACAGTAAGCGTTTCAGAGGTCGGCAGTCTAAATCCCCCTGAATCCCTATCAGGGATTGAAACCCCTGAAGGTCTGCTCCCTGAAGGTTAGCTTCCCGGTCTAAATCCCCCTGAATCCCTATCAGGGATTGAAACATCACATTATCTTGGATATCCTCAATCCGCCATTGGGTCTAAATCCCCCTGAATCCCTATCAGGGATTGAAACTATTAAGTAAAATCAGCGAAGGTGGCAGAGGGTCTGTCTAAATCCCCCTGAATCCCTATCAGGGATTGAAACTTAATAACTCTCCCGATCCACTTCGCCCCCTCTGGTCTAAATCCCCCTGAATCCCTATCAGGGATTGAAACATAAACACACTAACGCAAAGCTAGGATTACTGCGGTCTAAATTCCCCTGAATCCCTATCAGGGATTGAAACCAAAATAAAAGCATTGGTATGGCGCAAACTTCCGGTCTAAATTCCCCTGATACCAAGTTGCGTTCTATCATGTCATTCTGAGCGAAGCGAAGAATCTGGACAGATGCTTCGCGTCATTCCGTTTCACTGCATTCTGCTCAGCATGACAGATTCTACCTTGGAGCAAGAAGGAAGCGGTATTCTAGGGTATTTTGGAAACCTATTTATATGATGGTTCCCCTTCTCCCTTGATGGGAGAAGGGGTTAGGGGATGAGGGTGAAACGCTTCCCCTGTATTAGTTTCACCTTAAGTTGACACGGGCACGGCAATGCCGTGCCCCTACAATTATTGGAATGTTGGAATTTCAGTGAATCCCGATGAGGGATTAAAATTAGCGCCGGGAATGCGATCGCGTCTGAAACCAGATAATAATTCCCATAATCAGCAGCATAAGAGAAATAGTACACTCATTAAGAACCTCAAACAAACCCTGGCGAATGGAATTTGTGAAACCCGCGCAGGCGGGTTTAGTTTGTGTAGCTGCGGTTTGAACCGCCCTTCTCTTTCAAATTCCTCTAACTTCTCGCCTTAAGCAATAGCTTGACAATATCTGAAATAATATCCTGCGGTTTTTCATGCTCAGGTAAAGGAACCCTAATTTCTAACCTTCCTTGGCTGTAAACAAGTCTTGCCGCACGTTTTTCTCCTAACTCTGACAAAATAGACTCAAATTCCTGCCAGTTGACATTAGGAATTGTCACAGCACTGCCGGGTGCTAGTTGCATCTGGCTAACGGGTTTAACAATTGGGGAAAGAGCCGTCATACTATCAAAAAATTACAAATTCAGTAGAGACGCTCTACTAGAACGTTTCTACTGAAGTCAAAAAAGCCGTTATTAACTCACTAATCTTACCATTTGTTGAGCAGTTTGTAGCCCATTCGTTCAGACAACTGCCTTAGCTACTATTCTCCAAATAAACTCTTAATCGCATCTCCCAAATTTTCAGCAGCATCTTCTAGCTCCGAACCGGCATCTTCGGCGCGATTTTTAACCATACCTGTATCTTGTTGCGCCTGCCCTTGGACTTGTTTGGCTGCACCTTGAATGTCTGCCTTAGCTTTGCCCATATTTCGTTCTACCGTGCCAATATCTTCTTTGGCTTTCCCTTGAATTTGGTCGCTGGTTCCCGAACCAAATACTTTATCAACGGGGTTACTATCAGCAATGATAAATTGTGTCGTTTTCACGGTTAAAGCCTGGGCTGTAGGCATGGGATTAAATAAAGTGCCTGTCCAAGTCAATGCCACTAATGCCATCGACAAAAGAACTGACAGTACCTTTTTAGCCCGGTATTGTTGAGAATTTCCCGAAACTTGATTAATTATCCTGAACATACTTAATTGAGAATTTAGAACTTGAACTCTCGAATGATAACCCATTCAACCCTGTTCAGGATTCATCCCTTAGATAGACATTTTGATTATTTGACCTGATTTCGCAACCAAGTCAACCAGGTTTCTAATCCTGCACCTGTTTTCGCCGAAAGCCGAATAATCGTAACCTGGGGATTAATTTGACGCACGTTAGATTCCAGACGGTTGAGATCAATATCCAGGTAAGGGGCTAAGTCAATTTTGCTAATTAATAAGCAGTCTGCTTCTTGAAACATGATTGGATATTTCAAT from Coleofasciculus chthonoplastes PCC 7420 includes these protein-coding regions:
- a CDS encoding heavy metal translocating P-type ATPase; this encodes METSHLRLQGMGCASCAATIEQAIKNVSGVVDCNVNFAMEQGTVTYNPKATTLDTIQKAVADAGYGAHPLDTTRMGEDTDAEKEAREAHQRDLKRKVIVGGVISLLLVVGSLPAMTGLHIPHFPTWLHNAWVQLVLSTPVLFWCGQSFFVGAWKAFKRHGADMNTLVALGTGSAYLYSLFVTFFPGFLIAQGLSPDVYYEPAAVIITLILLGRLLENRAKGQTSEAIRKLMGLQAKTARVIRKGEEVDIPIEQVIVDDIIVVRPGEKIPVDGQVVDGASTIDESMVTGEPIPVKKQAGDEVIGATINKTGSFKFRASRVGKDTVLAQIVKLVQEAQGSKAPIQKLADQVTGWFVPVVIAVAIATFLIWFNVMGNITLATITTVGVLIIACPCALGLATPTSIMVGTGLGAENGILIKGGDSLEIAHKLQAIVLDKTGTITEGKPSVTDYVTIKGTADSYEIKLLRLAAAVERLSEHPLAEAIVNYAKSQGVEFPLPDVQNFEAVAGMGVQGEVENHLIQIGTQRWMDGLEIDTQSLQSQKQTWEAATKTTAWIAVDGKMEGLVGIADALKPSSVEAVKKLQRLGLQVVMLTGDNQQTADAIAREIGIQHVFAEVRPDQKSDVIRSLQSQAIKKTPQSTNSQGGFSKISGFFLNLIGKTRPYTINNQHSNRIVAMVGDGINDAPALAQADVGIAIGTGTDVAMAASDITLISGDLNGVVTAIQLSHATMGNIRQNLFFAFVYNTAGIPIAAGILYPLFGVLLNPIIAGGAMALSSVSVVTNALRLRNFQPKIL
- a CDS encoding CsbD family protein; the encoded protein is MFRIINQVSGNSQQYRAKKVLSVLLSMALVALTWTGTLFNPMPTAQALTVKTTQFIIADSNPVDKVFGSGTSDQIQGKAKEDIGTVERNMGKAKADIQGAAKQVQGQAQQDTGMVKNRAEDAGSELEDAAENLGDAIKSLFGE